The Gemmata palustris genome includes a region encoding these proteins:
- the yajC gene encoding preprotein translocase subunit YajC — protein MSLLLLFAQEGQQPPQGALPGGPMAPLFIIGLVVLFLLVVVFPAQRRQKKDQEKVIASVKRGTKVLTNAGIVATVVSAKDGEDEIVIRSEDTKLRIKRNVVVQVLGSDDAEAAKQ, from the coding sequence ATGAGCTTGCTCTTATTATTCGCACAAGAAGGGCAACAGCCGCCGCAGGGCGCCCTACCCGGCGGCCCGATGGCGCCGCTGTTCATCATCGGGTTGGTGGTGCTGTTCCTGCTCGTCGTCGTCTTCCCGGCCCAGCGCCGGCAGAAGAAGGACCAGGAGAAGGTGATCGCGTCGGTCAAGCGCGGGACCAAGGTGCTGACCAACGCGGGGATCGTCGCTACCGTCGTTTCGGCGAAGGACGGCGAGGACGAGATCGTGATCCGCTCCGAGGATACGAAGCTGCGGATCAAGCGCAACGTGGTCGTCCAGGTTCTCGGCTCGGACGACGCGGAAGCGGCCAAACAGTAA
- the secD gene encoding protein translocase subunit SecD yields MQRNFIRGLLICLVPCLVAALFAVQLQKYRLGIDLAGGTILVYEINLERTKARKEALGSTESGPRPPGNAGRAEGLSTEEMNNLAGQIKRRIDPTDIKNVTVRPLGDSRLEIILPTGGASSGRANLSKEDIEEVKRLISQMGVLEFRILANGVDDQAGVLAARQLLEAKSPADLEDRARKGLPPEAPADEYNVDIGDSKARVRYVWSELGAEERKTLGLSNDQEGADPRWAALAAQRDKPVPVRDGSPVDYVNCNMLLFSRKAIGAEQLAKEEMDEKRLRADRDNVGKSDEEIKAMVNRKKYEYFVLTRVSPEDTLRVGGAITITATAETDKSFSPSVGFTFNSAGGQQFGKITRRNKPTGSTTRNLAILLDDRVVSAPTLQSEIGSQGQITGKFDRKTVDRLVHILRSGALSAELREKPVSENTIGPTLGADTIFRGTTAIGFAFIAVLVFMVVYYRFAGMVACVALFANLLLTVGFMVAVNAAFTLPGLAGLVLTLGMAVDANVLIYERLREERNKGANIATALRNGYERAFLTIIDTHLTSIFTAIVLYSAGNDQLKGFAISLSVGLIISLFTSLYMTRLMFDFWLHKRWLTELKMMRLFERPNFNPMRYRRIFFSITGVLTVLGLALFLHRGEAGLNVDFRGGTVFAGKLKAGEERGLTKTQDQKLGFRELFGEEAQKTKLAVKPGDDAIVWENKPTGSESVNTWVYTVTYNDGTKSTVTLTAKPDGTTEAEMKDDIRQRVSHLPDVSVEQMFLSGEDYGDGKSRYFTIRTTEKQRAIVQASLDRLLQTETGSMMDGATMTPGPITGATVTLSFDKPTSRNFTQELFEREFKKLGGEGGADAFALTSVDEQVDGRFKQMKLDVSRNQSLSLLASAPGAPGVDAKAREQQLAALKEIVAGAKRAFDSTPEPERLEVFDSQLASDTREKALIAITLSWIAILLYLWFRFGNWTFGLAAVICLVHDLCFTVGAIAACHYLHMIPGLGFLGIEDFKIDLATVAALLTLVGYSVNEIIVNFARIREVRGKNPTLTPQMINDSVNQTLSRTILTSMTVFLASIVLYMFGGEGVHLFAFVMVMGVLVSTYSSIFVASPLLLFLGEGRDGTNAAPEESAVEKEEGAEEEVVEG; encoded by the coding sequence ATGCAACGGAACTTCATCCGCGGCCTTTTGATCTGCTTGGTCCCGTGCCTCGTGGCGGCGCTGTTCGCCGTGCAGCTCCAGAAGTACCGGCTGGGCATCGACCTCGCCGGTGGCACCATTCTGGTGTACGAGATCAACCTCGAGCGCACGAAGGCTCGTAAAGAGGCCCTCGGGAGCACCGAGAGCGGCCCGCGCCCGCCGGGGAACGCGGGGCGCGCCGAGGGGCTCTCGACCGAGGAAATGAACAACCTCGCCGGGCAGATCAAGCGCCGGATCGACCCCACCGACATCAAGAACGTGACCGTGCGGCCCCTCGGCGACAGCCGGCTCGAGATCATCCTGCCGACCGGCGGGGCGTCGAGCGGCCGGGCCAACCTGTCGAAAGAAGACATCGAAGAGGTGAAGCGGCTCATCTCCCAGATGGGCGTGCTGGAGTTCCGCATCCTCGCGAACGGGGTGGACGACCAGGCCGGGGTTCTGGCCGCGCGGCAGTTGCTCGAAGCGAAGTCGCCGGCCGACCTCGAAGACCGCGCCCGCAAGGGGCTGCCGCCCGAGGCGCCCGCGGACGAGTACAACGTGGACATCGGCGACAGCAAGGCGCGGGTCCGCTACGTGTGGTCGGAACTGGGCGCGGAAGAGCGCAAGACCCTGGGCCTGAGTAACGACCAGGAGGGCGCCGACCCGCGCTGGGCCGCCCTCGCCGCCCAGCGCGACAAGCCGGTCCCGGTCCGCGACGGCTCCCCGGTCGATTACGTCAACTGCAACATGCTGCTCTTCAGCCGCAAGGCGATCGGCGCCGAGCAACTGGCCAAAGAGGAAATGGACGAGAAGCGGCTCCGCGCGGATAGAGATAACGTGGGCAAGAGCGACGAAGAAATTAAAGCGATGGTGAACCGGAAGAAGTACGAGTACTTCGTACTCACCCGCGTGTCGCCCGAGGACACGCTCCGCGTCGGCGGCGCGATCACCATCACCGCGACCGCCGAGACCGACAAGTCGTTCAGCCCGTCCGTCGGGTTCACGTTCAACTCGGCCGGCGGCCAGCAGTTCGGTAAGATCACCCGGCGCAACAAGCCGACCGGGAGCACGACCCGGAACCTCGCGATCCTCCTCGACGACCGCGTCGTGTCCGCTCCCACGCTCCAGAGCGAAATCGGTAGCCAGGGGCAGATCACCGGTAAGTTCGACCGCAAGACGGTGGACCGACTGGTTCACATCCTGCGGAGCGGGGCGCTCTCGGCCGAACTCCGCGAGAAGCCGGTCAGCGAAAACACCATCGGGCCGACCCTCGGGGCCGACACGATCTTCCGCGGGACGACGGCCATCGGCTTCGCGTTCATCGCGGTGCTCGTGTTCATGGTCGTCTACTACCGGTTCGCCGGGATGGTGGCGTGCGTCGCGCTCTTCGCGAACTTGCTCCTGACGGTCGGGTTCATGGTCGCGGTGAACGCGGCGTTCACGCTGCCTGGGCTGGCCGGGTTGGTGCTCACGCTCGGTATGGCGGTCGACGCCAACGTGCTGATTTACGAGCGGCTCCGCGAGGAGCGGAACAAGGGGGCGAACATCGCCACCGCGCTCCGCAACGGCTACGAACGGGCGTTCCTCACGATTATCGACACCCACTTGACGAGCATCTTCACCGCGATCGTGCTGTACTCCGCGGGCAACGACCAGCTCAAGGGGTTCGCCATCAGCCTCTCGGTCGGGCTCATCATCAGCCTCTTCACCTCGCTCTACATGACGCGGCTGATGTTCGACTTCTGGCTGCACAAGCGGTGGCTGACCGAGCTGAAGATGATGCGGTTGTTCGAGCGGCCCAACTTCAACCCGATGCGGTACCGGCGCATCTTCTTCTCGATCACCGGCGTGCTGACCGTGCTGGGGTTGGCGCTGTTCCTCCACCGCGGCGAGGCCGGGTTGAACGTGGACTTCCGCGGCGGCACCGTGTTCGCCGGCAAGCTGAAGGCCGGCGAAGAGCGTGGGCTCACGAAGACCCAGGACCAGAAGCTCGGGTTCCGCGAACTGTTCGGCGAGGAAGCCCAGAAGACCAAGCTCGCGGTGAAGCCCGGCGACGACGCGATCGTTTGGGAAAACAAGCCGACCGGGAGCGAGTCGGTGAACACGTGGGTTTACACGGTCACCTACAACGACGGTACGAAGAGCACCGTGACTCTGACGGCGAAGCCGGACGGCACCACGGAAGCCGAGATGAAGGACGACATCCGGCAGCGCGTTAGCCACCTGCCCGACGTGTCCGTGGAGCAAATGTTCCTCTCCGGTGAGGACTACGGCGACGGCAAGAGCCGGTACTTCACCATCCGGACGACGGAGAAGCAGCGGGCCATCGTGCAGGCGTCGCTCGACCGGCTCCTGCAGACCGAGACCGGCTCCATGATGGACGGGGCGACCATGACGCCCGGCCCGATCACCGGCGCGACCGTGACGTTGAGCTTCGACAAGCCGACGTCGCGGAACTTCACGCAGGAACTGTTCGAGCGCGAGTTCAAGAAGCTCGGGGGCGAGGGCGGGGCCGATGCGTTCGCGCTCACCAGCGTCGACGAGCAAGTGGACGGCCGGTTCAAGCAGATGAAGTTGGACGTGTCGCGCAACCAGTCGCTGTCGCTCCTGGCGTCCGCACCGGGCGCCCCCGGCGTCGATGCGAAGGCCCGCGAGCAGCAACTCGCGGCCCTCAAGGAGATCGTGGCGGGTGCGAAGCGAGCGTTCGACAGCACCCCGGAACCGGAGCGGCTGGAAGTGTTCGACAGCCAGCTCGCGTCCGATACCCGCGAGAAGGCGCTCATCGCGATCACCCTGAGCTGGATCGCGATCCTCCTGTACCTCTGGTTCCGGTTCGGGAACTGGACGTTCGGCCTCGCGGCCGTGATCTGCTTGGTCCACGACCTGTGCTTCACCGTCGGGGCCATTGCCGCGTGCCACTACCTGCACATGATCCCCGGGCTCGGGTTCCTCGGGATCGAGGACTTCAAGATCGACCTCGCGACGGTCGCGGCCCTGCTCACCCTCGTCGGGTACTCGGTGAACGAGATCATCGTGAACTTCGCCCGGATCCGCGAGGTCCGCGGGAAGAACCCGACGCTGACCCCGCAGATGATTAACGACAGCGTGAACCAGACGCTGAGCCGGACGATCCTGACCTCGATGACGGTGTTCCTCGCGTCGATCGTGCTCTACATGTTCGGCGGCGAGGGCGTTCACCTGTTCGCGTTCGTGATGGTGATGGGCGTGCTGGTCAGCACCTACAGCTCGATCTTCGTCGCCAGCCCGCTCCTCCTGTTCCTCGGCGAGGGTCGCGACGGAACCAACGCCGCGCCTGAAGAGTCCGCGGTGGAGAAGGAAGAGGGCGCGGAAGAGGAAGTGGTCGAAGGATAA
- the tgt gene encoding tRNA guanosine(34) transglycosylase Tgt, which yields MHFTLHATDGTARAGTFTTPHGAVPTPAFMPVGTQATVKGLTPEMVRDAGAHIILGNTYHLALRPGDEIVRDFGGLHKFMHWNGPILTDSGGFQVFSLAGQVKITDHGAKFKSHIDGSPLELTPERAVEIQQNLGSDIAMVLDECPPADSEPAKMRAAVLRTIRWAERCKRHHTKPDQAQFAIVQGGLNLDLRAECARELVAMDFPGYALGGFSVGEAPEAMHAALPACTACLPEHKPRYLMGVGRPQDLLAGVAAGIDMFDCVMPTRNGRNALAFTSDGPIRLRNAKHRRDPSPVASDCACYCCGNYSRGYLHHLFAADEMLGPTLLSLHNIAFYLRLMADARKAIAEGRFAAFHAGCLARWNAAP from the coding sequence ATGCACTTCACCCTCCACGCGACCGACGGGACCGCCCGAGCCGGCACTTTCACCACACCCCACGGCGCGGTGCCGACACCCGCGTTCATGCCCGTGGGTACGCAGGCCACCGTTAAAGGGTTGACCCCGGAGATGGTCCGCGACGCCGGCGCGCACATCATCCTCGGGAACACCTACCACCTCGCACTCCGGCCCGGCGACGAGATCGTTCGCGACTTCGGCGGGCTACACAAGTTCATGCACTGGAACGGTCCGATCCTCACGGATTCGGGCGGCTTTCAAGTGTTCAGTCTCGCGGGGCAGGTGAAGATCACCGACCACGGGGCGAAGTTCAAAAGTCACATCGATGGTTCCCCGCTCGAACTCACGCCCGAGCGCGCCGTCGAGATCCAGCAGAACCTCGGCTCCGATATCGCGATGGTGCTCGACGAGTGCCCGCCGGCCGACTCCGAACCGGCGAAGATGCGCGCCGCGGTTCTCCGCACCATTCGCTGGGCGGAACGCTGTAAAAGGCACCACACCAAACCCGATCAGGCACAATTCGCGATCGTTCAGGGCGGGTTGAACCTCGATCTGCGTGCGGAGTGCGCCCGCGAACTCGTGGCGATGGATTTCCCGGGGTACGCACTGGGTGGGTTCAGTGTGGGCGAAGCGCCCGAAGCCATGCACGCCGCCCTGCCCGCGTGTACGGCGTGCTTGCCCGAACACAAACCCCGGTACCTCATGGGTGTGGGGCGACCACAGGACCTGCTCGCCGGGGTCGCGGCCGGGATCGACATGTTCGACTGCGTGATGCCGACCCGCAACGGGCGGAACGCCCTCGCGTTCACGAGCGACGGGCCGATTCGCCTGCGGAACGCGAAACACCGACGAGATCCGAGCCCCGTCGCGTCCGATTGCGCGTGCTACTGCTGCGGGAACTACTCGCGGGGCTACCTGCACCACCTGTTCGCGGCCGACGAGATGTTGGGGCCGACGCTGCTGAGCCTGCACAACATCGCGTTCTACTTGCGGTTGATGGCGGACGCCCGAAAAGCCATCGCGGAGGGCCGGTTCGCGGCCTTCCACGCCGGTTGCCTTGCCCGCTGGAACGCGGCTCCCTAA
- a CDS encoding alpha/beta hydrolase family protein, translating into MLSRRDALALPAAAGLLSSRPFLQFAFAADTEDPTKVFTDGKKPTDARLGAPKTLNDYFPFVVPKSKEAWEARRKQLREQLLVATGLWPLPEKTPLNATVHGKIDKGDYTIEKVYFASTPGHYVCGNLYRPVGPDSSKPAKFPGVLFAHGHWENGRLHDAGEKAGKANVDGGGEPDMDRGRYFLQALPATLAKLGFVVFHYDMVGVADSTAIPHGKGFADAEGELRLQSAMGLQTWNSVRALDFLAGLPDVDTTRLGMTGASGGGTQTFMLAAIDDRLAVVFPAVMVSTGMQGGCVCENCSLLRVNTGNVEIAGLFAPKPQAMSAANDWTKELMTKGYPELQQLYGLYGAKDKVAAKAWLEYGHQYNVHAREMMYAWLQKHLQGKGETVKEPAFKPVAPTSGLSVFDDKHPRPKDELGAKALREVMAKASDEQIAKLTPKDAESLKEFQRVVGTALQMMVNSELPKEIAVRTGPLESKGDGHTVHRAVFGRKDEKDAVPACGVIGAKFTGDRVAIWLHPQGKASLFEGGKVAPAAKSITDAGVAILAPDLLGTGENRFPKSFPVDKGFAGYTHGYNRTLLANRAHDVLTLIAFGRSNPAWKTLYLVGWNEFGPVAILAKALAGDAVAKTAADMNQFKFEDIKDTADPMLLPGAVKYGGLGAFLALCAPGEVLVHNHKGTGSGQVSRAAYEAAGAGKNLTRSAEKLEPAKVVEWLVK; encoded by the coding sequence ATGCTCTCGCGCCGCGACGCTCTTGCGCTTCCTGCTGCCGCCGGCCTCCTGTCGTCTCGCCCCTTCCTGCAATTCGCATTTGCCGCCGACACCGAAGATCCCACGAAGGTGTTCACCGACGGCAAAAAGCCGACCGACGCGCGCCTCGGCGCGCCGAAGACGCTCAACGATTACTTCCCGTTCGTCGTGCCGAAGTCGAAAGAGGCGTGGGAAGCGCGCCGGAAGCAGCTCCGTGAACAGTTGCTCGTCGCCACGGGCCTCTGGCCGCTGCCGGAGAAGACGCCGCTCAACGCGACCGTTCACGGCAAGATCGATAAGGGCGATTACACGATCGAGAAGGTGTACTTCGCCAGCACCCCGGGCCACTACGTGTGCGGGAACCTGTACCGACCGGTCGGCCCCGACTCCAGCAAACCCGCGAAGTTCCCCGGGGTACTGTTCGCACACGGCCACTGGGAAAACGGCCGGCTCCATGATGCGGGCGAAAAGGCCGGCAAAGCGAACGTCGATGGCGGCGGCGAACCGGACATGGATCGCGGTCGGTACTTCCTGCAGGCACTACCGGCGACACTCGCGAAACTCGGGTTCGTCGTGTTCCACTACGACATGGTGGGCGTCGCCGATAGCACCGCGATCCCGCACGGGAAGGGCTTCGCGGATGCCGAAGGCGAACTGCGACTGCAAAGCGCGATGGGCCTCCAAACTTGGAACAGCGTTCGCGCGCTTGACTTCCTCGCGGGGTTGCCCGACGTGGACACCACGCGCCTGGGCATGACCGGCGCGAGCGGCGGCGGCACGCAGACGTTCATGCTCGCGGCCATTGATGACCGACTCGCGGTGGTGTTCCCCGCGGTGATGGTCAGTACGGGGATGCAGGGCGGGTGCGTGTGCGAGAACTGTTCGCTGCTCCGCGTGAACACCGGTAACGTGGAAATCGCCGGGTTGTTCGCGCCCAAACCCCAGGCCATGAGTGCCGCGAACGACTGGACGAAGGAGCTGATGACAAAAGGCTACCCCGAACTCCAACAGCTTTACGGGCTGTACGGGGCGAAGGACAAAGTTGCGGCAAAAGCGTGGCTCGAATACGGTCACCAGTACAACGTCCACGCCCGCGAAATGATGTACGCTTGGCTCCAGAAACACCTTCAGGGCAAGGGCGAAACAGTGAAGGAGCCGGCGTTCAAGCCGGTCGCGCCGACGTCGGGGTTGAGCGTCTTCGACGACAAGCACCCGCGCCCGAAGGACGAACTCGGCGCGAAGGCACTCCGCGAAGTGATGGCGAAAGCCAGCGATGAGCAAATCGCGAAACTCACCCCGAAGGACGCCGAGAGCCTGAAGGAGTTCCAGCGCGTGGTGGGGACCGCACTGCAGATGATGGTGAACAGCGAACTACCCAAGGAGATCGCGGTTCGGACCGGACCACTGGAGTCGAAGGGCGACGGTCACACCGTTCACCGCGCCGTGTTCGGTCGCAAGGATGAGAAAGACGCGGTGCCGGCGTGCGGCGTGATCGGAGCGAAATTTACCGGCGACAGGGTCGCGATCTGGCTGCACCCGCAGGGGAAAGCGAGTCTCTTCGAGGGCGGTAAAGTCGCACCCGCGGCGAAGTCGATCACCGATGCCGGTGTCGCGATCCTCGCCCCGGATCTGCTCGGTACCGGCGAAAACAGATTCCCGAAATCGTTCCCCGTGGACAAGGGCTTTGCGGGTTACACACACGGCTACAACCGCACGCTGCTCGCCAACCGCGCCCACGATGTGCTCACGCTGATCGCGTTCGGCCGGTCTAACCCCGCGTGGAAAACGCTGTATCTCGTCGGATGGAACGAGTTTGGCCCGGTTGCGATTCTCGCGAAGGCGCTGGCCGGCGACGCGGTCGCGAAGACCGCGGCCGACATGAACCAGTTCAAGTTCGAGGACATCAAGGACACAGCCGATCCGATGCTGCTGCCCGGCGCGGTGAAGTACGGCGGGCTGGGCGCGTTCCTCGCACTGTGCGCGCCGGGCGAGGTGCTCGTTCACAACCACAAGGGCACCGGGAGCGGTCAAGTGTCGCGCGCCGCATACGAGGCCGCGGGCGCCGGCAAGAATCTGACCCGCAGTGCCGAGAAGCTCGAACCCGCGAAGGTCGTTGAATGGTTGGTGAAGTAA
- a CDS encoding DNA-directed RNA polymerase subunit alpha C-terminal domain-containing protein — protein MTESLIDLRALLVEREDFEGGMVGRLREGLAQGGPQVRALKDIIDTLTKRLAVAAAPQQKKIHLKLGVANYFLGHVRSAVDHLHKAEGPLAAFFLGQAHVTLGQSRPYVEDETDNTDHYDAAVKAFEKAEKSGYAPQSVQLQRAGVLRLQGHLGEAKTTLTKLKDAAAHNAEYYYQEGALAEAEGDIPRAAKYFERAVELEPRHSAALFRLGFLNDQQGNDHDAIGYYERCLKYPPVGKGVLYNLGVLYEDNDMYDKAADCYRRLAKADPRDERAKLFVKDSEASLSMHYDPEDEQLNRANSVVLEIPITDFELSVRSRNCLKRMNIRTLGDLTRVTESQLLASKNFGETSLEEIKIIMNAKQLRIGQSLDQGQQYEFRYRPQQNLSPEEQATLNKPVSDLNLSVRARKCMNRLNIGTLGELVQRTADELLEAKNFGQTSLTEVRERLGQFNLKLRGD, from the coding sequence GTGACGGAATCTCTCATCGATCTGCGGGCGCTTCTCGTCGAGCGCGAAGACTTTGAAGGCGGTATGGTCGGGCGGTTGCGGGAAGGGTTGGCCCAGGGCGGCCCGCAGGTTCGTGCCCTCAAAGACATCATCGACACCCTCACGAAGCGGCTCGCGGTCGCCGCCGCTCCCCAACAAAAGAAGATCCACCTCAAGCTCGGTGTCGCCAACTACTTCCTCGGTCACGTCCGCTCCGCGGTGGACCACCTGCACAAAGCGGAAGGCCCGCTGGCCGCGTTCTTCCTCGGCCAGGCGCACGTTACGCTCGGCCAGTCGCGGCCGTATGTAGAAGACGAGACGGACAACACCGACCACTACGACGCGGCCGTGAAAGCCTTCGAGAAGGCCGAAAAGTCGGGCTACGCGCCGCAATCGGTACAACTCCAGCGCGCCGGCGTGCTCCGGTTGCAGGGGCACCTCGGCGAAGCCAAGACCACGCTCACCAAGCTGAAAGACGCGGCCGCGCACAACGCCGAATACTACTACCAGGAAGGCGCGCTCGCGGAGGCCGAGGGCGATATCCCCCGGGCCGCGAAGTACTTCGAGCGCGCCGTTGAGCTCGAACCCCGGCACTCGGCGGCCCTGTTCCGCCTGGGCTTCCTGAACGACCAGCAGGGCAACGACCACGACGCCATCGGGTACTACGAGCGGTGCCTGAAGTACCCGCCCGTTGGTAAGGGCGTGCTGTACAACCTCGGCGTGCTGTACGAAGACAACGACATGTACGACAAGGCCGCGGACTGCTACCGCCGGCTCGCGAAGGCCGACCCGCGCGACGAGCGCGCCAAGCTGTTCGTGAAGGACTCCGAAGCGTCGCTCTCGATGCACTACGACCCGGAAGACGAGCAACTCAACCGGGCCAACAGCGTCGTGCTCGAGATCCCGATCACCGACTTCGAGCTGTCGGTCCGCAGCCGCAACTGCCTCAAGCGGATGAACATCCGCACGCTCGGCGACCTCACGCGCGTCACCGAATCGCAACTGCTCGCGAGCAAGAACTTCGGCGAAACCTCGCTCGAAGAGATCAAGATCATCATGAACGCGAAGCAACTGCGCATCGGGCAGTCGCTCGACCAGGGGCAGCAGTACGAGTTCCGCTACCGCCCGCAGCAGAACCTCAGCCCGGAAGAACAGGCCACGCTCAACAAACCGGTGAGCGACCTGAACCTCTCCGTTCGTGCGCGCAAGTGCATGAACCGACTGAACATCGGCACCCTGGGCGAACTCGTCCAGCGTACCGCCGACGAACTGCTCGAAGCGAAAAACTTCGGTCAGACCTCGCTCACGGAGGTCCGCGAGCGCCTCGGACAGTTCAACCTCAAGCTCCGCGGGGACTGA
- the hflC gene encoding protease modulator HflC has translation MRRSLIVVALLLVGLWLRSAFFAVDAAEFVYVTRFGHVEAIHDGGTNAGLHVKAPWPIDSVLRMDRRVQSFDLPAVEALTRDPVTRTVDKTLAVDAFVTWKIPDTESADRFVKTVRTPEQAQKILGPLINGRLAAVISTMPIEDLIGVTDTQTTLSAVTGGWVTALSESAFRTDDSRLIDERNERVRRRLLGTENLHGGLANPTDDIRTKALSEYGIQVIDIRVRRFSYPNAVRGSIAERIRSERAKKVADYESDGRKRAADITTDADRAARIIETDAKAQKTVIEGQANADAARIRAAAYAQDREFYLFLEQLRSFQAMLADTRDVLLLTTKHPLLRIIQGPPTPAPAPK, from the coding sequence ATGCGCCGCTCCCTCATCGTTGTCGCGTTGCTCCTCGTCGGGCTGTGGCTCAGGTCCGCGTTCTTCGCGGTGGACGCGGCCGAGTTCGTGTACGTCACGCGGTTCGGCCACGTCGAAGCGATCCACGACGGCGGAACCAACGCCGGGTTGCACGTCAAGGCCCCGTGGCCCATCGATTCCGTGCTGCGCATGGACCGGCGCGTGCAGTCGTTCGACCTGCCCGCGGTCGAAGCGCTCACGCGCGACCCCGTGACCCGCACCGTCGACAAGACGCTCGCGGTCGATGCGTTCGTGACGTGGAAGATCCCCGATACCGAATCCGCGGACCGGTTCGTGAAGACCGTCCGCACCCCCGAACAGGCCCAGAAGATCCTCGGCCCGCTCATCAACGGGCGCCTCGCGGCGGTCATCAGCACGATGCCGATCGAAGACCTGATCGGGGTGACCGACACACAAACCACGCTCTCCGCGGTCACCGGCGGGTGGGTCACTGCGCTATCCGAATCGGCGTTCCGTACCGATGATTCCCGGCTCATCGACGAGCGGAACGAGCGCGTGCGCCGGCGGTTGCTCGGCACGGAAAACTTGCACGGCGGCCTCGCGAACCCGACGGACGACATCCGCACGAAGGCCCTCAGCGAGTACGGCATCCAGGTCATCGACATCCGCGTGCGCCGGTTCAGTTACCCGAACGCCGTGCGCGGGAGCATCGCAGAGCGCATCCGCAGCGAGCGCGCGAAGAAGGTGGCCGATTACGAGAGCGACGGCCGCAAGCGCGCCGCGGACATTACCACCGACGCCGACCGCGCGGCTCGCATCATCGAAACTGATGCGAAAGCCCAGAAGACCGTGATCGAGGGCCAAGCCAACGCCGATGCCGCCCGCATCCGCGCCGCAGCCTACGCCCAGGACCGCGAATTCTACCTGTTCCTGGAACAACTGCGGTCCTTCCAGGCGATGCTCGCCGACACCCGCGACGTGCTCTTGCTCACCACCAAGCACCCGCTGCTACGGATCATTCAAGGGCCGCCGACCCCGGCTCCGGCGCCGAAATAG
- the hflK gene encoding protease modulator HflK produces MFRARYILVLALGAYLLTGVYQVAPDERAVVRRFGEVVARPGPGLGFGLPWGIDRVDRVPVRTVRQLRVGYDSEAANDMSTPVGQLLTGDQNHVNVQIVLDYAIGEADQDLDDYVIHRELVDAMLARAAEAVAGEWVAGRTVDQVLLTGTGMLPAWVMDRLTERLPELRLGIRVQRVSVALIAPPDEVRSAFEAVTQAQTAIRTKEFQAQQERDQRLRQADAIRYRLGQEASEYRESQLRLAHADATEFLAQLAAFRDVRMANPDALAFLWWDEMRRTMVAMKTRGGKVRPLDHYLQNGELNITEFVPLPKR; encoded by the coding sequence ATGTTCCGCGCACGCTACATCCTCGTTCTGGCGCTCGGCGCGTACCTCCTCACCGGCGTCTACCAAGTCGCGCCGGACGAACGAGCCGTCGTTCGACGGTTCGGGGAGGTCGTTGCGCGCCCGGGGCCGGGGCTCGGGTTCGGGTTGCCGTGGGGCATCGATCGCGTGGACCGCGTGCCGGTGCGCACGGTGCGGCAACTGCGCGTGGGTTACGACTCCGAAGCCGCGAACGACATGAGCACGCCCGTGGGTCAACTGCTCACGGGTGACCAGAATCACGTGAACGTGCAGATCGTTCTCGATTACGCCATCGGAGAAGCGGACCAGGATCTCGACGACTACGTGATTCACCGCGAACTCGTCGATGCGATGCTCGCCCGGGCGGCAGAAGCCGTTGCCGGCGAGTGGGTCGCGGGGCGCACGGTCGATCAGGTGCTGCTCACCGGGACCGGGATGCTGCCCGCGTGGGTCATGGACCGGCTCACGGAACGGCTCCCCGAACTACGACTCGGTATTCGCGTGCAGCGCGTGAGCGTGGCCCTGATCGCACCGCCGGACGAAGTGCGGTCCGCGTTCGAGGCCGTCACGCAAGCGCAGACCGCGATTCGCACGAAGGAGTTCCAGGCGCAGCAGGAGCGCGACCAGCGCTTGCGGCAAGCCGACGCGATCCGCTACCGGCTCGGCCAAGAAGCAAGCGAATACCGCGAGTCGCAACTGCGCCTGGCGCACGCCGACGCGACCGAGTTTCTTGCACAGCTCGCAGCGTTCCGCGACGTGCGAATGGCCAACCCGGACGCGCTCGCGTTCCTGTGGTGGGACGAGATGCGCCGAACGATGGTCGCGATGAAGACCCGCGGCGGGAAGGTGCGCCCGCTCGACCACTACCTCCAGAACGGCGAACTCAACATCACCGAGTTCGTCCCGCTCCCCAAGCGGTGA